One Myotis daubentonii chromosome 3, mMyoDau2.1, whole genome shotgun sequence genomic window carries:
- the KDF1 gene encoding keratinocyte differentiation factor 1, translated as MPRPGHPRPSSGPPRLGPWERPTELCLETYDEPSQPPPSRRTRRPDPKDPGHHGPESLTFISGSAEPAAEPPACCLLWRPWVWDWCLAAFCFRRCRDCLQRCGACVRGCSPCLSTGDSPDGAAEANWAKEHNGVPPSPDRAPPSRRDGQRLKSTMGSSFSYPDVKLKGIPVYPYRSNTAPAPDADSCCKEPLTEPPPMRHSLPSTFASSPRGSEEYYSFHESDLDLPEIGSGSLSSREIDVLIFKKLTELFSVHQIDELAKCTSDTVFLEKTSKISDLINSITQDYHLDEQDAEGRLVRGIIRISTRKSRTRPQTTEGRSTRAAAPAAMAPDSGHETMVGSGLSQDELTVQISQETTADAIARKLRPFGAPGYPASHDSSFQGTDTDSSGAPLLQVYC; from the exons ATGCCCCGCCCTGGACACCCCCGCCCATCATCTGGGCCCCCACGCTTGGGACCCTGGGAGCGGCCAACAGAGCTATGTTTGGAGACCTATGATGAGCCATCTCAGCCCCCACCAAGCCGCCGCACTAGGAGGCCAGACCCCAAGGATCCTGGCCACCATGGGCCCGAGAGCCTTACCTTCATCTCCGGCTCTGCTGAGCCTGCTGCTGAGCCCCCAGCATGCTGCCTGCTTTGGCGACCTTGGGTGTGGGACTGGTGCCTGGCTGCCTTCTGCTTCCGCCGCTGCCGGGATTGCCTCCAGCGCTGTGGAGCCTGTGTACGGGGCTGCAGCCCTTGTTTGTCCACCGGGGACTCCCCTGATGGGGCTGCCGAAGCCAACTGGGCGAAGGAGCACAATGGAGTGCCCCCCAGTCCCGACCGTGCACCCCCCAGCCGGCGGGATGGCCAGCGGCTCAAGTCAACCATGGGTAGCAGCTTCAGCTACCCTGATGTCAAGCTCAAAGGCATCCCTGTATACCCCTATCGCAGTAACACTGCCCCGGCCCCTGATGCGGACTCCTGCTGCAAGGAGCCACTGACCGAACCCCCACCCATGCGGCACAGCCTGCCGAGCACCTTTGCCAGCAGCCCCCGGGGCTCTGAGGAGTACTACTCTTTCCATGAGTCGGACCTGGACCTACCTGAGATAGGCAGTGGCTCCCTGTCGAGCCGAGAGATCGATGTGCTTATCTTCAAGAAGCTGACAGAGTTGTTCAGTGTACACCAGATTGACGAGCTGGCCAAGTGCACGTCAGACACTGTGTTCCTGGAGAAGACCAGTAAGATCTCAGACCTTATCAACAGCATCACCCAGGATTACCACCTGGATGAGCAGGATGCTGAGGGTCGCCTGGTACGCGGCATCATTCGCATCAGTACCCGAAAGAGCCGTACCCGCCCGCAGACCACAGAGGGGCGCTCAACCCgggctgctgcccctgctgccatGGCCCCTGACAGTGGCCATGAGACCATGGTGGGCTCTGGGCTCAGCCAGGATG AACTCACAGTGCAGATCTCCCAGGAGACGACTGCAGATGCCATCGCCAGGAAGCTGAGGCCTTTTGGAGCCCCAG GATACCCAGCCAGCCACGACTCATCCTTCCAGGGCACCGACACAGACTCCTCAGGGGCACCCCTGCTCCAGGTGTACTGCTAA